A single Bombina bombina isolate aBomBom1 unplaced genomic scaffold, aBomBom1.pri scaffold_949, whole genome shotgun sequence DNA region contains:
- the LOC128643788 gene encoding structural maintenance of chromosomes protein 5-like produces the protein MEPAIIKDLHIAIQWVVKNEALFCGRITMPSYVSMNEDDRQKPIDNVMQREEPEAREPFLFVFQHREDMELFLQACLDQQGLQVNAMFNK, from the exons ATG GAGCCAGCAATCATTAAAGATCTACACATTGCTATACAATGGGTTGTCAAGAATGAGGCACTGTTCTGTGGGCGCATAACCATGCCAAGTTATGTGTCAATGAATGAAGATGACCGCCAGAAGCCCATAGATAACGTGATGCAAAGAGAAGAACCAGAAGCAAGGGAGCCATTCCTCTTTGTATTTCAGCACAGAGAAGATATGGAGTTGTTTTTGCAGGCATGTCTTGACCAACAGGGCCTCCAAGTTAATGCCATGTTCAACAAATGA